In Columba livia isolate bColLiv1 breed racing homer chromosome 8, bColLiv1.pat.W.v2, whole genome shotgun sequence, a single genomic region encodes these proteins:
- the GPBP1L1 gene encoding vasculin-like protein 1, translated as MAQHDFVPAWLNFSTPQSTKSPAATFEKHGEHLPRGEGRFGVSRRRHNSSDGFFNNGPLRTAGDCWHQPSLLRHDSVDSGVSKGAHVGLSGSQPGWHGPSRGHDGGNQRGGGGTGVHRHWNGNFHSRKSSAFQEKLPVESREEKKEDKEQLQFEEEDFPSLNPEAGRHNNQNKPLGTPSGVWENPPSAKQPTKMLVIKKVSKEDPAAAFSAAFTSPVSHLANGNKATTIVPSVYKNLVPKPAAPPSKPSPWKANRSEHKAGSLSSSRDSAFTSPVSVTKPAVLASGSVLTSPKESPSSTTPPIEICSSRLTKLMRRTTDKKSEFLKALKDDRNGEITENRECDKLDDMESNSTPEPKENWEENCHQNGLSLPLPEEGENLSHSLEAEHRLLKEMGWQEYPENDENYLPLTEDELKEFQIKSEQRRRNGFGKNGFLQGRGSSLLFHWRSTFKTKIEDSDTETSSSETSDDDA; from the exons ATGGCGCAGCATGACTTTGTTCCTGCCTGGCTTAACTTCTCAACACCACAGTCAACCAAG TCCCCTGCAGCCACCTTTGAGAAACATGGAGAGCATCTTCCCCGCGGAGAGGGCCGCTTCGGAGTGAGCCGCAGGAGACACAACTCTTCTGATGGCTTTTTCAATAACGGGCCCCTCCGAACTGCAGGAG ACTGCTGGCATCAGCCGTCCCTTCTCCGCCATGATTCTGTAGATTCTGGTGTTTCTAAAGGAGCTCATGTTGGGCTTTCTGGCAGCCAGCCTGGCTGGCATGGTCCCTCACGGGGCCATGATGGTGGGAACCAGCGTGGTGGAGGAGGAACCGGAGTTCATCGCCACTGGAATGGCAACTTCCATTCTCGGAAAAGTTCCGCCTTTCAAGAAAAGCTGCCTGTTGAATCcagggaagagaagaaggaagataaAGAGCAGTTGCAGTTTGAGGAAGAAGACTTT cCATCTTTGAACCCAGAAGCTGGAAGACACAACAACCAGAACAAACCTTTAGGGACACCTTCTGGAGTATGGG aaaacccCCCTAGTGCCAAGCAACCTACCAAGATGCTGGTCATCAAAAAGGTTTCAAAAGAGGATCCTGCTGCCGCCTTCTCAGCTGCATTTACATCACCTGTTTCTCATCTGGCAAACGGCAACAAAGCCACCACCATTGTCCCAAGTGTCTACAAAAATCTGGTTCCTAAACCTGCAGCTCCTCCCTCCAAG CCAAGTCCatggaaagcaaacagaagtgaACATAAAGCAGGCTCGCTTTCCTCCAGCCGCGACTCTGCCTTTACCAGCCCAGTCTCTGTAACCAAACCAGCGGTACTGGCGAGTGGCTCAGTCCTCACCTCTCCCAAAGAG AGTCCTTCCAGCACCACCCCTCCCATCGAGATCTGCTCTTCACGCTTGACGAAGCTGATGCGCCGTACCACTGATAAGAAGAGCGAATTCCTGAAGGCACTGAAAGATGATAGGAATGGGGAGATAACAGAGAACAGAGAATGTGACAAGCTGGATGAT aTGGAAAGCAACAGCACACCAGAACCAAAGGAAAACTGGGAAGAGAATTGCCATCAGAAtggcctttctctccctttgccGGAGGAGGGGGAAAACCTCTCTCATTCACTGGAAGCAGAACACAG GTTGTTGAAAGAAATGGGATGGCAGGAGTATCCTGAGAATGATGAGAACTACCTTCCCCTCACGGAGGATGAGCTCAAAGAGTTCCAAATTAAATCAGAGCAG CGAAGAAGAAACGGATTTGGGAAGAACGGATTTCTTCAGGGCCGCGGCTCCAGCCTGTTGTTCCACTGGAGAAGCACTTTTAAGACAAAGATTGAGGACTCAGACACAGAAACTAGTAGCAGCGAAACGTCAGATGATGATGCCTGA